DNA sequence from the Scophthalmus maximus strain ysfricsl-2021 chromosome 1, ASM2237912v1, whole genome shotgun sequence genome:
CGACGTGTCAGTGTGAGATCAGGGATGCAACAGTGATTTGAGCAGCATTGTAGCATTTGGAGGTGAGGTGGTTTTGATCATTCTATTTTGTCCAAACATAAATTTGACtagttgaaaaacaaaactcaaattttTGGTTTAGAGGGAAAATCACTCCTTCGTAGAGccattgttatattttgtaaaattgttGAAATGGTTTAAAGCCACTGATCTTATATAGTGTGTTATAATGTATTACTTATCTCCGTCACTTGGGATCGCATTGTACCACCTCTCCTGTAAATCTGTGTATTCTGAGTCAAATAGTTTCTTCATCGCGACGTTTGATTTTACTCCATTTTGATATCATTCTTATTCTAATTCATTCTGTGTTTATCCTGTACTCACTTTGTCTCTCGGCTACTGTAATATCTGAACTTCCCCCATGGGGATCAATTAGGGATTATCTCATATATCTTATCCTTAGGTGGGcaaatttttttgtcattagcaatggggaaaaatgtgcattcagatttttttattgtatttcttgATGCctttaatgatttaatgatgatttttttcaggagTCAGTTGATGTTTTCACGTCTTTTCTAATTAAAATGATAGAAAACTGAGAACAGCATCGACTCCTTACATTTGAGAAGCACAGTAACCAGTAATATGTTTTATGCGCTTGAATATTTTGTCCTTGTAAAAGGTATTccagatacattttatttggaacGATGACTCAATTTATCTACAAGTTGTAAAATCCCCAAATGTAGAATAAGATACTCAAtactgactttaaaaaaaaatgtgttgtcttCAGGTACATGCTGCCGGATCAGGATGCATGCCATCCCTGAGCTGAAGAAGGTGGACAGATGGACGGAGAAGAGGAGCATGTTTGGAGTTTATGATAACATAGGCATATTAGGTAagtgcacttaaaaaaaacagtttaggCTTATTAGAGACCGGAAGTTTCCCCACTATTTATTTAGTCAAGTTGGACGTCTCAGCCTCATACAACTTTTTTAGGATGTACTCTGGATGTGTGAATTCAAATAggtgtttttaaaattgatatAACTGATTTTAGTTTACGAAGAAAGAgcaacaaagaaataaaaataaaaaccatttGTGTTAGGTCATGTTTTCAGTTACTAGACTGAAGAATCAGTAAGTGTGCATCTTACTGCGGAATTGTTTCAAGTCCATAGCAGACGAGTTTGTAATGACAAATGatctatacatttttaacaCCTTGGTTCAGATGGTGCCATGCAGAGTTTTGAACTTTATCCCAGTTCCCAACTCTTCAGCAACTGGGCCATTTTCCACCACTTTCACTCGCTTTCCCTTCTTTCTCACACTTAAACTGAGCAGAAACTGATCATCTCCCTTTGTGCCCGCAGGAGATTTTAAGGCTCATCCCAAAGACCTTATTCTGGCCCCCTGCTGGTTGAAGGCTTTCAAAGGTAATGAACTGGAGCGTCTCATTCGCAAAAAGAAGATGGTGGGAGACAGAATGATGGCCGTGGACAGACACAACATGGAGAAGAGGATCCGCTTCCTCTACAGACACTTCAACCGCATTGGAAAACATCGCTAACATGAAAAGAACCACACTGGCACATAACATCGGACCAGCCAATAAGGACTGATGGAGTCGAGCAGTGGGATTTCATGCTCTCACTGTGTgatatatttccattttctaagttatgtgatttcttttttcaattatttgtcGATTGACTTTGGCCCTgtcaacaatgatgatgattaaaagtttcttgacaaacacaaaatgccTGAAAATACCttataaaaatgaattggaAAAGAAGCCTTGTTTTATTAATTCCATTCAATGTCAACTCCCTTAGGATTCATTTATAGattgaataaactttatttatcaaattaaggatgggacgataccactttttcgtgtccgatccaATACcgatctgatacaatcttttccccacttgtaaaataaaatattaataaggCATTGTTCAGGATGCCCTTTGCTTAACCTTGCCATctaagacaaataatcaactcccctatGATGCCAGAATGTTCAAGGTTTAGTAGATATTTAAATAgacatttatttggtatgtttaccaTAATGTATCGGAtcagattttacttcttatttcttccagtatctgatccagtcattttggccaatattgcctcAATACTGATGGAATATTGGATAGGGCCatccctaatatatatatatatacccaagCAAAGTGTACGTGATTGTTGAACTTGTTATTCCAAATGTAGAGGCACTAATACGTAGCTGTAACAGCCCTCCAACAGGCCTGTAGATCGCAACCACCCTTCCTACAGTACAGACTGCTCTGAGAACAGGGGCATCGTTTGGATCGGAACAGaaagagcacaaacaaaaatgtgagcTCAGAGTGGATAACAGATTTCAATGTAAAGCAGTGTCAAAGGTCAGGACCTCCAAAGGATCAtaagataaatctgaggggtgAGTTAgatgtttaacatttttcacagtgatttttctttaatttttgctttttattgacCTTAGATGTTTTAGACTGGCATTACTATTTTCCTTCAATAGAACAAATGggaaagaatatgaaaaaacaatcCCAGACTCAAAGCAAGTATGTGTTTCCATCCTCAATTGGACGTTGAGACTGATTTGACGCCCTTCTGTGAAATATGCAGAGTTGTTGAGAATCAAAATGGAAACCGTGAGTTCACAGGCTCAGACGCcccatgaaattaaaacaagagCGATTGCAAAGGGGACGTGTGGtccatgaggaggaggaggaggaggaagacggggaTGGGAGAATCCCAGGCCCCGGGTGGAAACCGTCGAGTCAACACCAGGGATCCACTGTACCGCAGTGTCGTCCTGCTGCCCCATCCGGCCCTGAGCTGCGGTACTGCAAAgtgtgaggggagagagagagggaggggaggggaggggggtacCGCACTGTCGTTATGAGTCCAAAtggagaagggggggagggagacgCATTATTGCAGTAGCCTACAGTGCAGTAACACTCCACGCGGACCAAACTCCCGCACCTCCTCCGAAACGCACGTCCGTCCGCGCAAAGagcgcgcgcgcgagagagagagagagagagagagagagagagagagagagtgagagtcgGGGGTGGAAGATATCAACTGAATTTCCGtgactggactttttttttctttttcctcccttcatTTCCAAATTGCacgtattttttttcttcttttccggTGGCTCTTATTAGAAGAGTCTCTCAGCATCCGggggcagcagctctgtgaggacccgtcacctggaggagctggaccgcTGCAGGATCCTGCAggaatccaaacacacacacacacacacacacacacacacatcccggGATTTCTCTGTCGAGTGGATTATAATCTCAGAAGCACTTCTTCCCTCCCGAGCTTTGCACCGCGCTCCCCTCGCACCAGCAGCCTCTCGGGTGTCAGTCTTGCGGTACTGTGACTTGCAGTAGTAGTGGGGACCGGCTCCACTGCGCCAAGGCACCTCCGCCTCCGTCCGCCGCGAGCGCGCCGCCTCCATCACTTTCGTCGCGACCAGTTCCCAGAGAtccacatctctctcctcttttttttttgtctgtcatccttcagttttttttctttctttctttcgtgtGGTTCTTCagaccctccctctcctgcctcacagccccccccctctcctccgctgcccGTGAGTCAGTTCAAACAGCTGCATAGGAGATGTGAGTATTAATGCGTCTTTTCTACTGCGCTCTTTTCAcgataaaaaaacccaaaacaggaCATATCTTTTGCTTTTCGACTGGATGATTCATATCCAGGTCTGTTGATTACAAGTGTATGCTTTTCAATGGAGcgttttttctgtgttgttgttgttttttttgcaactgaacTGATTTCTCTCCGCTTTTGCTGACgcaagcaaaaaagaaaaaaaaaatccgtcaCAGCGTCACTGAATAATGTGTTCTAGAGTTGACTGATGTCACCGCAAAGGCCAAGGTGGTGTTTCATcaagttcatttaaaaagataattaaacTACAGATTTTTCTTatattatttgattatattgTGGATTCGGGGGACTTTCTAGTTGTCATCTAGTGCAGGGGAGCATTCTTGTCGgatgagaaacacacacctgcaaaaTCTCTTcggtgttttttctcctccagcagtgACAACGTGATTTGTGTGAAACTGTCCTGCAGCAGAGTCGGTCTCTTCCCTCCTGAGCTGCTTATCTGCTCCGTTCCACACCTCCTTTGCCCATTACTCCCCCCTGCTGGATTtaccatttcctcttttctgcaCATCACTTTCCAGCCTAACCAACTCCCTCTAATCCATCACAAGAACCCAACCcccttttgttattttttttaatttttcaaccAGAAGCTTGTCTCCCATTATTCCTTCTCTCATATGTCTGCTTGAATTCGTTTCTTGCTTCACATCTGTGACctatattttctttactttctttttttttaatcctcaccCTTTCTTCACTATCACCTGctcatcctttcctcttctccctctcttaaCATACATCCCACATTCTTCCCTCTACAAACAGTCTCCTCTGCATTGTTCTGCTCCATGTGAGATTTCCCCAAACtggctccatccctcccccGTAATTGATAAACGAATTTCATTTTGTCCTTTCAGATGAAAAGATTTACCACTTCTTAGCATCAGTAATCATCACACTAAActgtatattattaatatattcccttcatcctcctccccgtgcTTCTTCTCAGGTCTGCCCCagatgccgccgccgctggaGCCCCTGGTGCTCCAGGAGCCCCCGGTGCAGATGGAGCCCCTGGTGGCGGACCTCCAGCCCCACCCAACACCACCAGCAACCGCAGGCTACAACAGACACAGGCCCAAGTCGAGGAGGTGAGCTGAACCAGGCCAGACTAAGATTCGGGTCCAGAGTTTGGTTTTACATGCAATATTACAGTATTGAAGCAGTTGGGGAATCTCACCAGTGGCTTCATCATGATACATCTGGCCTTACTTTATATACACTGTGCTCACACTGGGCCTTAGGTTCTCTGGAAAAGTCTAGTCTTCTTTATATATAATGTCCTGGAATGCaattacttatttattcatgtttgttGTATACAGtttactgtatctacagtaaACCCTCAACCCCCTTGTGTTACCTCTCCCTTAAACGTGCTTATTattcctctcgtctcccctcCACATCACTGCCAAATGCTTTCTCATCCTCGCCGCTGTGGGCTAGGTGGTGGACATCATGCGGGTGAATGTGGACAAGGTTTTGGAAAGGGACCAGAAGCTCTCAGAGCTGGATGACAGAGCGGATGCTCTCCAAGCCGGAGCCTCCCAATTTGAAAGCTGCGCAGCCAAGCTAAAGAACAAGTACTGGTGGAAGAACTGCAAGGTGAGTACATTAGTGTGGGTCCATTAAACCGAAAGACTGTCGTCACTGAAAGACACTCACGATGCATAAACAATATTGCTATTAGTATGTGGTGTAGTGCATAGAGATGTTTTATAGATATACCGTAATGCAGGATTCCAAATAAGAATCCAATCCTCAGctcttttgttttaaagcaTCAAACAGCTTTTTAAGCTGAGGcgaacacacacagtgctggGGAGGCCGTCACTCTGCTCTGCACAAGCTAATCTGTTAATGAGCTGCTGTGGACAGATGCTTCAGGGAAAATTCTTATTGCGGAGTCTTCACTAAAGAAGCAGAAATACTCAAGAGATTACATAACTAATGCACAGCATATGCAAATTATCTcaagtgtcttgttttgtcctgtTGTTCAGGTTCTTCTAGTTGCAAACACTCAAGTccacagatagatagagagatagatagacagatatatagatcgatagatagacagatatatagattgattgatagacagatagatagatagacagatagatagatagatatatagatagacagatagatagatcgattgatagacagatagatagatagacagatagacagatagatagatagatagatagatagatagatatatagatagacagatagatagatcgattgatagacagatagatagatagatagaattaGATGAATACCTTTCTAAGATGTAATAGTAATAGTATGTCTTACTGTAGATTCCTTTAAAGAGATGGACCATGATagtaaatgtctttgttttttttgtccagatgatgatcatgatgggCATCATTGGAGTCATTGTGGTTGGAATAATATTCTGTAAGTAGAAGAGAAAGTGGTTTCATCTTGATCCTGATACAAAGATTTAATGGTGGACACCCTGATTTATAGAAGTTGATTGTTATGAAAGTTTCTATTAACAGATCACATTATTCTAAAATGAAAAGTACAAGGTTATTAATCAGCGGCTTTCCTCCAAATTTACCAATTAACATTTATCGAGAAAAAGATCCTTTGTGCGATGCAGCAGTTGATATGACGTAAACATGTCGGTATATGTTAATGCTGTTAACTTTACAGGGGATTAACAGACAGAGGTAGTTCTGATTGTGATAGAGGTATAAAAGAGAACCAGCACGTTGTTTTCAATTTCTTCTCTAACAAGCCCACATCTGGCCTGTCTACTTCTGCTCTTAGtattcaattattcattacCAGttctttataaaaaacaaacctgtgaaTACCATATAACAGAGGAGGAACTCACTGTGCTCTGTTACTGTATGTTTCAAGTGACGTGTTCTCGGTCTAAtaacttcctctctccttctttcacaGTGTACTTCTTCTACTGAACTCGGCCCATCAGTTTGGATATGGACTTGAGAATGACacgagagggaagagggaataaaaaacaactcgTGCCACTCCTCCCTCTTTTatccatcctcccctccctctcttcacacaGTCTTCCATTAAAACCAGCTTGCACTTACACATGACTTTAGTGTTTATAGGTGTCTCTGCTTTCCTTGtcccccctttcccctcccttcttcctccactgTTTTGGCATGAAGTCccactcactcgctctctccTGTGTCTGCACCTCATGTATTATTGACGGCCGCAGCAGGCAgcgggagagaggaagaaaaaaaagggaaggagggagagagaaaatccATGTGACATGGGAACACACAGGGCCAAAGCCCAATGAACGGAGCTTACGGTGGGAAATGTACCGTGTACAGAGGGTGAACATGTGCAGGGAGATTGAACCAGAGTTGCAGTCCTTTCTATACCCTGATACACCAAAGCTTGTTCATATTAACTTTTTTGAGAGTCCTGCATTTGTAAATTGATCCTGACATGACAAACTAACACAGTCCTTCTCACCACTGCTCCCACCATTGCTGCTTCCTAACCCAAGGTCATGTTAG
Encoded proteins:
- the LOC118315614 gene encoding vesicle-associated membrane protein 1 encodes the protein MSAPDAAAAGAPGAPGAPGADGAPGGGPPAPPNTTSNRRLQQTQAQVEEVVDIMRVNVDKVLERDQKLSELDDRADALQAGASQFESCAAKLKNKYWWKNCKMMIMMGIIGVIVVGIIFLYFFY
- the mrpl51 gene encoding 39S ribosomal protein L51, mitochondrial, whose translation is MSVLGGLLRAGASFCQSAGTLLQTARTISTGTCCRIRMHAIPELKKVDRWTEKRSMFGVYDNIGILGDFKAHPKDLILAPCWLKAFKGNELERLIRKKKMVGDRMMAVDRHNMEKRIRFLYRHFNRIGKHR